A window from Hemicordylus capensis ecotype Gifberg chromosome 2, rHemCap1.1.pri, whole genome shotgun sequence encodes these proteins:
- the MADCAM1 gene encoding mucosal addressin cell adhesion molecule 1 isoform X3, giving the protein MLTIHPQEPVVEHGGSIQLNCSMDCPGGKVEWQGLDTDLGNMISEGTYSILTVTNALPSMEGMKLCIGQCHSKIIQKKVELKVYSLPDTLHVESKPKVLVAGQRARLSCSLSDVYPSGSLTLSWFRGDERLQGSETKVDDVEGPDWWLFNYRSELEVPAAEPGAAYRCEAELELGPKMISLTSQAVVSAPAAPTAARTTETASTLVATRTSPGATPELPTTMVSESPNAATTSSFQPLRSTQNPTVVAPAVTNTAASSPSPTVVGDVVTISQESATTKLATTTATATLPPATEAAATLTATWPASLLTSQQPDTDPVPTEGFPSATEGDPCRPVITPVPRQGVTGGPLRITCHVAECGGDVRIRWVQTPVDQSQYRQEEAKGQSTLAVESVSLEHQGDYRCVTVGGQTRMASLRVAVSAATFSTDSIIAVGTAGSLLGLIITGYVSRRMRQNRS; this is encoded by the exons ATGCTGACCATCCACCCTCAGGAGCCGGTGGTGGAACACGGAGGCTCTATCCAGCTGAACTGCTCCATGGACTGCCCGGGGGGGAAGGTAGAATGGCAGGGCCTTGACACCGACTTGGGGAATATGATTTCCGAGGGGACGTACAGCATCCTGACTGTGACCAATGCACTACCGAGCATGGAAGGCATGAAATTGTGCATTGGTCAATGCCATTCAAAGATTATCCAAAAGAAAGTTGAATTAAAAGTCTATT CTCTCCCAGACACTCTGCACGTGGAGTCCAAGCCCAAGGTCCTGGTGGCCGGGCAGCGGGCCCGTCTCTCCTGTTCGCTGAGCGACGTGTATCCGTCCGGCTCCCTCACACTGAGCTGGTTCCGGGGAGACGAGAGGCTGCAGGGCTCCGAGACGAAGGTGGACGACGTCGAGGGACCCGACTGGTGGCTGTTCAATTATCGCTCTGAACTGGAGGTCCCGGCGGCTGAGCCAGGTGCCGCCTACAGGTGTGAGGCGGAACTAGAACTCGGACCAAAGATGATCTCCCTAACCAGCCAGGCCGTGGTGAGCGCCCCAG CAGCACCGACGGCGGCCAGGACTACAGAGACGGCTTCTACCCTAGTGGCAACCAGAACAAGCCCCGGGGCTACTCCAGAACTACCCACCACCATGGTCTCGGAATCTCCAAATGCGGCAACCACCAGTAGCTTCCAGCCTCTCCGTTCCACCCAGAACCCCACAGTCGTGGCCCCAGCAGTTACGAATACAGCTGCCTCATCCCCTTCCCCAACGGTTGTCGGAGACGTGGTGACGATATCTCAGGAATCTGCCACCACCAAGCTGGCCACCACCACGGCCACGGCCACGTTGCCTCCGGCCACAGAGGCTGCCGCCACACTCACGGCCACTTGGCCCGCCTCTCTCTTGACAAGCCAGCAACCTGACACAGATCCCGTTCCTACGGAGGGCTTCCCTTCCGCCACGgaaggagacccctgccgcccgGTGATCACCCCTGTCCCTCGGCAAGGGGTGACGGGGGGGCCCCTCCGCATCACGTGCCACGTGGCAGAGTGTGGCGGCGACGTCCGGATCCGGTGGGTGCAGACCCCCGTGGATCAGTCGCAGTACCGTCAGGAGGAAGCCAAGGGCCAATCCACATTGGCGGTGGAGAGCGTCAGCTTGGAACACCAGGGAGACTACCGGTGTGTCACCGTGGGCGGCCAGACCCGGATGGCGAGTTTACGTGTCGCCGTGTCTGCTG CAACATTCAGCACAGACTCCATCATCGCTGTGGGGACTGCCGGCTCTCTCTTGGGACTGATCATCACTGGCTACGTGTCCCGTCGAATGAGGCAGAACAGGAGTTAG
- the MADCAM1 gene encoding mucosal addressin cell adhesion molecule 1 isoform X1: MVAICLGLLLSLVWNSCGLPRKSMLTIHPQEPVVEHGGSIQLNCSMDCPGGKVEWQGLDTDLGNMISEGTYSILTVTNALPSMEGMKLCIGQCHSKIIQKKVELKVYSLPDTLHVESKPKVLVAGQRARLSCSLSDVYPSGSLTLSWFRGDERLQGSETKVDDVEGPDWWLFNYRSELEVPAAEPGAAYRCEAELELGPKMISLTSQAVVSAPAAPTAARTTETASTLVATRTSPGATPELPTTMVSESPNAATTSSFQPLRSTQNPTVVAPAVTNTAASSPSPTVVGDVVTISQESATTKLATTTATATLPPATEAAATLTATWPASLLTSQQPDTDPVPTEGFPSATEGDPCRPVITPVPRQGVTGGPLRITCHVAECGGDVRIRWVQTPVDQSQYRQEEAKGQSTLAVESVSLEHQGDYRCVTVGGQTRMASLRVAVSAATFSTDSIIAVGTAGSLLGLIITGYVSRRMRQNRS; the protein is encoded by the exons ATGGTGGCCATTTGTCTGGGGCTTCTGCTCAGTCTGGTCTGGAACAGCTGCG GTCTGCCCAGAAAATCCATGCTGACCATCCACCCTCAGGAGCCGGTGGTGGAACACGGAGGCTCTATCCAGCTGAACTGCTCCATGGACTGCCCGGGGGGGAAGGTAGAATGGCAGGGCCTTGACACCGACTTGGGGAATATGATTTCCGAGGGGACGTACAGCATCCTGACTGTGACCAATGCACTACCGAGCATGGAAGGCATGAAATTGTGCATTGGTCAATGCCATTCAAAGATTATCCAAAAGAAAGTTGAATTAAAAGTCTATT CTCTCCCAGACACTCTGCACGTGGAGTCCAAGCCCAAGGTCCTGGTGGCCGGGCAGCGGGCCCGTCTCTCCTGTTCGCTGAGCGACGTGTATCCGTCCGGCTCCCTCACACTGAGCTGGTTCCGGGGAGACGAGAGGCTGCAGGGCTCCGAGACGAAGGTGGACGACGTCGAGGGACCCGACTGGTGGCTGTTCAATTATCGCTCTGAACTGGAGGTCCCGGCGGCTGAGCCAGGTGCCGCCTACAGGTGTGAGGCGGAACTAGAACTCGGACCAAAGATGATCTCCCTAACCAGCCAGGCCGTGGTGAGCGCCCCAG CAGCACCGACGGCGGCCAGGACTACAGAGACGGCTTCTACCCTAGTGGCAACCAGAACAAGCCCCGGGGCTACTCCAGAACTACCCACCACCATGGTCTCGGAATCTCCAAATGCGGCAACCACCAGTAGCTTCCAGCCTCTCCGTTCCACCCAGAACCCCACAGTCGTGGCCCCAGCAGTTACGAATACAGCTGCCTCATCCCCTTCCCCAACGGTTGTCGGAGACGTGGTGACGATATCTCAGGAATCTGCCACCACCAAGCTGGCCACCACCACGGCCACGGCCACGTTGCCTCCGGCCACAGAGGCTGCCGCCACACTCACGGCCACTTGGCCCGCCTCTCTCTTGACAAGCCAGCAACCTGACACAGATCCCGTTCCTACGGAGGGCTTCCCTTCCGCCACGgaaggagacccctgccgcccgGTGATCACCCCTGTCCCTCGGCAAGGGGTGACGGGGGGGCCCCTCCGCATCACGTGCCACGTGGCAGAGTGTGGCGGCGACGTCCGGATCCGGTGGGTGCAGACCCCCGTGGATCAGTCGCAGTACCGTCAGGAGGAAGCCAAGGGCCAATCCACATTGGCGGTGGAGAGCGTCAGCTTGGAACACCAGGGAGACTACCGGTGTGTCACCGTGGGCGGCCAGACCCGGATGGCGAGTTTACGTGTCGCCGTGTCTGCTG CAACATTCAGCACAGACTCCATCATCGCTGTGGGGACTGCCGGCTCTCTCTTGGGACTGATCATCACTGGCTACGTGTCCCGTCGAATGAGGCAGAACAGGAGTTAG
- the MADCAM1 gene encoding mucosal addressin cell adhesion molecule 1 isoform X2, whose translation MAYRKRPKGATGLPRKSMLTIHPQEPVVEHGGSIQLNCSMDCPGGKVEWQGLDTDLGNMISEGTYSILTVTNALPSMEGMKLCIGQCHSKIIQKKVELKVYSLPDTLHVESKPKVLVAGQRARLSCSLSDVYPSGSLTLSWFRGDERLQGSETKVDDVEGPDWWLFNYRSELEVPAAEPGAAYRCEAELELGPKMISLTSQAVVSAPAAPTAARTTETASTLVATRTSPGATPELPTTMVSESPNAATTSSFQPLRSTQNPTVVAPAVTNTAASSPSPTVVGDVVTISQESATTKLATTTATATLPPATEAAATLTATWPASLLTSQQPDTDPVPTEGFPSATEGDPCRPVITPVPRQGVTGGPLRITCHVAECGGDVRIRWVQTPVDQSQYRQEEAKGQSTLAVESVSLEHQGDYRCVTVGGQTRMASLRVAVSAATFSTDSIIAVGTAGSLLGLIITGYVSRRMRQNRS comes from the exons atggcctataggaagcgccccaaaggggctacag GTCTGCCCAGAAAATCCATGCTGACCATCCACCCTCAGGAGCCGGTGGTGGAACACGGAGGCTCTATCCAGCTGAACTGCTCCATGGACTGCCCGGGGGGGAAGGTAGAATGGCAGGGCCTTGACACCGACTTGGGGAATATGATTTCCGAGGGGACGTACAGCATCCTGACTGTGACCAATGCACTACCGAGCATGGAAGGCATGAAATTGTGCATTGGTCAATGCCATTCAAAGATTATCCAAAAGAAAGTTGAATTAAAAGTCTATT CTCTCCCAGACACTCTGCACGTGGAGTCCAAGCCCAAGGTCCTGGTGGCCGGGCAGCGGGCCCGTCTCTCCTGTTCGCTGAGCGACGTGTATCCGTCCGGCTCCCTCACACTGAGCTGGTTCCGGGGAGACGAGAGGCTGCAGGGCTCCGAGACGAAGGTGGACGACGTCGAGGGACCCGACTGGTGGCTGTTCAATTATCGCTCTGAACTGGAGGTCCCGGCGGCTGAGCCAGGTGCCGCCTACAGGTGTGAGGCGGAACTAGAACTCGGACCAAAGATGATCTCCCTAACCAGCCAGGCCGTGGTGAGCGCCCCAG CAGCACCGACGGCGGCCAGGACTACAGAGACGGCTTCTACCCTAGTGGCAACCAGAACAAGCCCCGGGGCTACTCCAGAACTACCCACCACCATGGTCTCGGAATCTCCAAATGCGGCAACCACCAGTAGCTTCCAGCCTCTCCGTTCCACCCAGAACCCCACAGTCGTGGCCCCAGCAGTTACGAATACAGCTGCCTCATCCCCTTCCCCAACGGTTGTCGGAGACGTGGTGACGATATCTCAGGAATCTGCCACCACCAAGCTGGCCACCACCACGGCCACGGCCACGTTGCCTCCGGCCACAGAGGCTGCCGCCACACTCACGGCCACTTGGCCCGCCTCTCTCTTGACAAGCCAGCAACCTGACACAGATCCCGTTCCTACGGAGGGCTTCCCTTCCGCCACGgaaggagacccctgccgcccgGTGATCACCCCTGTCCCTCGGCAAGGGGTGACGGGGGGGCCCCTCCGCATCACGTGCCACGTGGCAGAGTGTGGCGGCGACGTCCGGATCCGGTGGGTGCAGACCCCCGTGGATCAGTCGCAGTACCGTCAGGAGGAAGCCAAGGGCCAATCCACATTGGCGGTGGAGAGCGTCAGCTTGGAACACCAGGGAGACTACCGGTGTGTCACCGTGGGCGGCCAGACCCGGATGGCGAGTTTACGTGTCGCCGTGTCTGCTG CAACATTCAGCACAGACTCCATCATCGCTGTGGGGACTGCCGGCTCTCTCTTGGGACTGATCATCACTGGCTACGTGTCCCGTCGAATGAGGCAGAACAGGAGTTAG